Proteins encoded within one genomic window of Thioploca ingrica:
- a CDS encoding carboxymuconolactone decarboxylase yields the protein MAYIPLPEFDEMSPRVQARARPILEKTGTLGEIFKLLAIREDIYFATDGMVQAYLLTKTELPYSTKERIALLISLENHCEMCVNVHKGIAKMLGMSAEQINEVLGGIDNIQCEASEKTLLRFCVRASKKDNYEMLQTDIEVVKAAGYSNTQIIEAVAITGYFNYINTLSNVFGLGK from the coding sequence ATGGCTTATATTCCCCTACCAGAATTTGACGAAATGAGTCCACGAGTTCAAGCACGCGCCAGACCGATATTGGAAAAAACCGGAACCCTCGGTGAAATATTTAAACTGCTTGCCATCCGAGAAGATATTTATTTTGCTACTGATGGTATGGTTCAAGCCTATCTGTTAACCAAAACTGAATTGCCCTATTCAACTAAAGAGCGGATTGCGCTACTCATTTCCCTAGAAAATCATTGCGAAATGTGTGTTAACGTTCACAAGGGAATTGCCAAAATGCTGGGGATGTCTGCAGAACAGATCAATGAAGTTCTCGGTGGAATTGATAATATTCAATGTGAAGCCAGTGAAAAAACACTCTTAAGATTCTGTGTGCGTGCCTCGAAAAAAGACAATTATGAAATGCTCCAGACCGATATTGAGGTGGTGAAAGCCGCCGGATACAGCAACACCCAAATAATTGAGGCAGTGGCAATAACCGGTTATTTTAATTATATCAATACGTTATCCAATGTATTTGGTTTGGGTAAATAA
- a CDS encoding molybdenum-pterin binding domain protein, with protein sequence MDSIKTEIQGRLWITKQDHSFIGRGRVELLEKIAQYGSIAKAAKAMKMSYKAAWDAIDAMNNLAQEPLVRCSSGGKGGGGTQVTEYGRQLIATFRAIEAEHQQFLEQLSQQIEKFDHFYQLMKHINMSTSARNQFIGTVTHIKIGQVNAEIVLKLKGDDHIVATITQESVKRLGLQEGSEAYVLIKAPHVILVPTDSELEFSARNRLCGKVTRLIGGDAVNAEVVLELSGGNTLKAVVTQEAVTELAIKEGQALCGIIKASHVILAVKKPR encoded by the coding sequence ATGGATTCAATTAAAACAGAAATTCAGGGTCGGTTATGGATAACCAAGCAAGATCATAGTTTTATTGGCCGAGGGCGAGTGGAGTTACTCGAAAAAATTGCTCAATATGGTTCGATTGCCAAAGCCGCTAAAGCGATGAAAATGAGCTATAAAGCAGCTTGGGATGCAATAGATGCGATGAATAACTTAGCTCAAGAACCTTTGGTGAGATGCAGCAGTGGTGGTAAAGGTGGCGGAGGTACTCAAGTCACCGAATATGGTCGTCAACTCATTGCTACCTTTCGGGCTATCGAAGCGGAACATCAACAATTTTTAGAACAACTAAGTCAACAGATTGAAAAATTCGATCACTTTTATCAATTAATGAAACATATCAATATGAGTACGAGTGCTAGAAACCAATTTATAGGTACAGTCACCCACATTAAAATAGGGCAAGTCAATGCAGAAATTGTGCTGAAATTAAAAGGAGATGACCACATTGTAGCGACTATTACTCAAGAAAGTGTTAAGCGTTTAGGTCTCCAAGAAGGGAGCGAGGCTTATGTATTAATAAAAGCACCGCATGTTATTTTAGTACCCACTGATTCTGAACTGGAATTCAGTGCGAGGAATCGTTTATGTGGCAAAGTCACTCGTCTCATCGGCGGAGATGCAGTGAATGCTGAAGTCGTTTTAGAATTGTCTGGTGGTAACACGCTTAAAGCAGTAGTCACTCAAGAAGCAGTTACTGAATTAGCAATTAAAGAAGGTCAAGCGTTGTGTGGCATTATCAAAGCAAGCCATGTCATTTTAGCCGTTAAAAAGCCGAGGTAA
- a CDS encoding molybdate ABC transporter substrate-binding protein: MNWRFLVVLIATWIISLSSLAAEVHVAVAANFTKPMEQLKQEFEKISKHTVIVSSGSSGQLYSQIKNGAPYEVLLSADRERPEQLITEGEAIANSFFIYAIGKLVLWSNQAHLVDQEGKILSTGQFQHLAMANPKTAPYGAAAAQVMKKLGVWDALQSKIVQGENITQTYQFVATGSAELGFIALSQYPGGGSYWQVPQEWYDPIEQGAVLLKTGVKNNAAKAFMVFLQEPIARAVIKKFGYVIVAD, encoded by the coding sequence ATGAATTGGCGTTTTTTGGTAGTTCTTATCGCTACTTGGATAATCAGCTTATCTTCTCTGGCAGCCGAAGTTCATGTCGCCGTAGCGGCTAATTTCACCAAACCGATGGAGCAACTTAAACAAGAATTTGAGAAGATTTCCAAACACACTGTTATTGTCAGTTCTGGTTCTAGCGGTCAATTGTACTCCCAAATTAAAAATGGTGCGCCTTATGAAGTCCTCTTATCGGCTGACCGAGAGCGTCCAGAACAATTGATAACTGAAGGTGAAGCTATTGCTAATAGCTTTTTTATTTACGCCATAGGAAAATTGGTGTTATGGAGTAACCAAGCCCATTTAGTTGACCAAGAAGGTAAAATTCTTAGTACCGGTCAATTTCAACATCTCGCCATGGCTAATCCCAAAACCGCACCCTATGGTGCAGCCGCCGCGCAGGTGATGAAAAAATTAGGGGTATGGGATGCTCTGCAAAGTAAAATAGTACAAGGGGAAAATATCACGCAAACTTACCAGTTTGTGGCAACGGGTAGTGCGGAATTGGGTTTTATTGCATTATCTCAATATCCAGGCGGTGGTTCTTATTGGCAGGTACCACAAGAATGGTATGATCCAATTGAACAAGGAGCAGTATTATTAAAAACGGGGGTAAAAAATAACGCGGCTAAAGCATTCATGGTTTTTTTACAAGAACCGATAGCTCGTGCCGTGATTAAAAAATTTGGGTATGTTATCGTTGCTGATTAA
- a CDS encoding von Willebrand factor type A produces MSVNLEDYREILEKISPDVHDTLAASFAEAAQVMSASGLRNYLEGARALTELGRGTDVVVSYLQEMPVVAKEAGEDVIGDVIGAAFKLSSMTSGAVISLLFSTLPIAARRLGDAELLRDYLGFVHQLSAKAARGLRPMLNRLDVLLGQLTLGGLRRWAMWGAQAHARDLKALQAYFDLQSADSLAILQQERRGTLFVDIHRRLNFYLRAFWGRDFFIRPTSGDFETREGLRPYIEHQIIYVPDAYDNFQAVPGSEVYRATVAHLAAHIVHTQTRLSAEALTPVQMLFIALFEDARIETLAIQEFPGLRQLWLRLFPQELKDDVVGLIERAARGMLDPHYQDEHELVQAAVAAFHTRAQTDLRNNQMSWDLGIEFYNKLATTYVIPNAYQLEKQLTIPYRDDNRFIWAFQENIWEQEVDYIAATRHQIRRKVSVMEMVDEIDCELAGDDAQEIWVLETEFFRDGDPVGVSINQLEGKEPVSEPFHYPEWDYQIQLSRPDWATVLEKRVPKGEIQIIDQVLEEYRPLAGRIRHIIDAMQPQGVIRLRRQEEGDEIDLEAAIRAMVDIRMGYMPDSRINLRHVRKTRDLAVLVLLDLSESTNETVGESDKTIIQLAKEATTLLSWAINGIGDPFAIHGFASDGRHDVQYFRFKDFDESYSDEVKARLAGMRGGLSTRMGAAMRHAASFLAKCPQRKRLLLLVSDGEPADIDVRDPQYLRHDTKKAVEELSKIGITTYCLTLDPHADEYVSRIFGVGGYTIVDHVQRLPEKLPALFMGLTK; encoded by the coding sequence ATGAGCGTTAATTTAGAAGACTATCGAGAAATTCTTGAAAAAATCTCGCCCGATGTTCACGATACTTTAGCCGCTAGTTTTGCGGAAGCCGCGCAAGTCATGTCAGCAAGTGGCTTACGCAATTATTTAGAAGGTGCCCGCGCCTTAACCGAATTAGGACGTGGTACCGATGTGGTGGTTTCCTACCTTCAAGAAATGCCCGTCGTTGCTAAAGAAGCGGGGGAAGATGTCATTGGCGATGTCATTGGTGCTGCTTTTAAATTATCTTCCATGACCAGTGGTGCGGTTATCAGTTTATTATTCTCCACTTTACCGATCGCGGCACGACGTTTGGGGGATGCCGAATTATTAAGAGATTATCTCGGTTTTGTGCATCAACTCTCCGCTAAAGCCGCCCGTGGATTGCGTCCAATGTTGAATCGCTTAGACGTGTTACTGGGACAGTTAACGCTGGGTGGTTTGCGCCGCTGGGCTATGTGGGGTGCTCAAGCCCATGCCCGTGATTTGAAAGCCTTACAAGCTTATTTTGATCTCCAATCGGCTGATTCATTGGCGATCTTACAACAGGAGCGGCGGGGCACTTTATTTGTCGACATCCATCGGCGGTTAAACTTTTATTTACGGGCTTTTTGGGGACGTGATTTTTTTATACGCCCTACCTCCGGCGATTTTGAAACGCGAGAAGGGTTACGACCTTATATTGAACACCAAATTATTTATGTTCCAGATGCCTACGACAATTTTCAAGCGGTCCCCGGTAGTGAAGTCTATCGAGCTACGGTTGCACATCTGGCTGCTCATATCGTCCATACTCAAACCCGCTTATCAGCAGAAGCGCTTACGCCGGTGCAAATGCTGTTTATTGCTTTATTTGAAGATGCGCGCATTGAAACTTTGGCCATTCAAGAATTTCCTGGCTTACGCCAGCTTTGGTTACGGTTATTTCCCCAGGAACTTAAAGACGATGTGGTCGGTTTAATTGAAAGAGCCGCACGGGGTATGCTTGATCCCCATTATCAAGATGAACATGAATTGGTACAAGCTGCCGTAGCCGCTTTCCACACGCGTGCTCAAACCGATTTACGCAACAATCAGATGAGTTGGGATTTAGGCATTGAATTTTATAATAAGTTAGCGACGACTTATGTTATTCCTAATGCGTATCAATTAGAAAAGCAATTGACTATTCCCTATCGAGATGATAATCGCTTCATTTGGGCATTCCAAGAAAATATATGGGAACAAGAAGTTGATTATATTGCGGCTACTCGCCATCAAATTCGCCGCAAAGTGTCGGTGATGGAGATGGTCGATGAAATTGACTGTGAACTCGCTGGGGATGATGCCCAAGAAATCTGGGTATTAGAAACTGAATTTTTTCGCGATGGTGATCCCGTTGGCGTCAGTATTAATCAACTCGAAGGCAAAGAACCGGTCAGTGAACCATTTCATTATCCAGAATGGGATTACCAAATTCAATTATCTCGCCCAGATTGGGCCACAGTACTGGAAAAGCGGGTACCCAAAGGAGAAATTCAGATAATTGATCAGGTTCTGGAAGAATATCGACCTTTAGCCGGTCGCATTCGCCATATCATTGATGCGATGCAACCCCAAGGTGTTATTCGCTTACGGCGTCAGGAAGAAGGGGATGAAATTGATTTAGAAGCCGCCATTCGGGCAATGGTCGATATCCGTATGGGCTATATGCCGGATTCGCGAATTAATCTGCGTCATGTTCGCAAAACCCGCGATTTAGCGGTATTAGTTCTGTTAGATTTATCGGAATCAACTAATGAAACCGTGGGTGAATCTGACAAAACCATTATTCAATTAGCCAAAGAAGCCACGACTTTATTAAGCTGGGCGATCAATGGTATTGGTGATCCTTTTGCTATTCATGGTTTTGCTTCAGATGGACGACATGATGTGCAATATTTTCGCTTCAAAGACTTTGATGAATCTTACAGCGATGAAGTCAAAGCACGTCTGGCGGGGATGCGCGGCGGTTTATCCACTCGAATGGGTGCCGCTATGCGTCATGCGGCTAGTTTTCTGGCTAAATGTCCACAACGTAAAAGACTATTACTGCTGGTCAGTGATGGTGAACCGGCGGATATCGACGTCCGCGATCCGCAATACCTCCGCCACGATACCAAAAAAGCGGTTGAAGAATTAAGTAAAATCGGTATCACCACTTACTGTTTAACGCTGGATCCGCATGCGGATGAATATGTTTCCCGTATTTTTGGCGTGGGCGGCTATACTATTGTTGATCACGTGCAACGCTTACCAGAGAAATTACCGGCGTTGTTTATGGGATTAACCAAATAA